The following coding sequences are from one Anguilla anguilla isolate fAngAng1 chromosome 12, fAngAng1.pri, whole genome shotgun sequence window:
- the mmp23bb gene encoding matrix metallopeptidase 23bb isoform X2: MECRALKLRKWSGDSRQHTGVCSLWTSVMLLLAILDWSVAFPSWRREAESGLTSLRPYVELPDSVNIWSKVTQTRSKRYAINPLGHKWEHANITYKITKFPNTLNKDDTRKAISIAFTMWSDVSPLSFTEVTHPNQSADIIIGFYTFNHTDCWWSPLHPCFDGLNGELAHAFLPPRGEIHFDNHEFWILGKSRFSWKQGVWLNDLVQVAAHEIGHALGLWHSRNPQALMHPNATYTGQRSISQDDIWGIQRLYGCEDKRRVCDPWARLGFCERRRSFMKKHCPRRCDLCLEPLEDDTTPTSPPPNIKTKLVPRGKVVGFRCGAKNPRGPPKVSWYKDGELLSTSIPGYIIIKDRDLRIVANEFNEGTYTCRVRRRGNVVSANSWAIRLKPEHSSNS, from the exons ATGGAGTGCCGAGCTTTGAAGTTGCGCAAATGGTCTGGCGATAGCCGGCAGCATACAGGGGTGTGCAGCCTGTGGACATCAGTGATGCTGTTACTGGCGATACTGGATTGGTCTGTGGCTTTTCCGTCCTGGAGAAGGGAAGCG GAGTCAGGACTGACCTCTCTCAGACCCTACGTTGAGCTTCCTGACTCCGTGAACATTTGGTCCAAAGTGACACAGACCCGATCCAAGCGCTATGCCATCAACCCCTTGGGCCACAAGTGGGAACACGCTAACATCACCTACAA AATCACCAAGTTCCCCAACACTCTGAACAAAGATGACACTCGTAAAGCCATCAGCATTGCCTTCACCATGTGGAGTGATGTCTCGCCCCTCTCCTTCACTGAAGTCACCCATCCTAACCAAAGTGCTGACATCATCATTG GCTTCTACACCTTCAACCACACAGACTGCTGGTGGTCCCCACTGCACCCCTGCTTTGACGGATTAAACGGAGAGCTGGCTCACgctttcctccccccccgcgGGGAGATCCACTTTGACAACCACGAGTTCTGGATACTGGGGAAATCACGCttcagctggaaacagg GTGTGTGGCTGAATGACCTGGTTCAGGTCGCTGCCCATGAGATTGGCCACGCCTTGGGTCTGTGGCACTCCCGAAATCCCCAGGCATTGATGCACCCCAACGCCACATACACGGGACAGCGCAGCATTTCTCAGGATGACATCTGGGGTATCCAGCGCCTCTATG GCTGCGAGGACAAGAGGCGGGTGTGTGATCCGTGGGCTCGGCTGGGCTTttgtgagaggaggaggagcttcaTGAAGAAACACTGCCCTCGTCGCTGTGACCTCTGCCTTG AGCCTCTGGAGGATGATACCACGCCGACATCGCCCCCGCCAAACATCAAGACGAAGCTGGTCCCCCGGGGGAAGGTAGTGGGCTTCCGCTGCGGGGCGAAAAATCCCAGAGGGCCCCCAAAAGTCAG CTGGTACAAGGATGGAGAGCTCCTCTCCACATCCATCCCAGGCTACATCATCATCAAGGACCGGGACCTGCGCATCGTGGCCAACGAGTTCAACGAAGGCACCTACACCTGCAGGGTCCGTCGCCGTGGCAACGTGGTCTCCGCCAACTCCTGGGCCATCCGCTTGAAACCAGAGCACTCCTCCAACAGCTAA
- the mmp23bb gene encoding matrix metallopeptidase 23bb isoform X1 yields the protein MECRALKLRKWSGDSRQHTGVCSLWTSVMLLLAILDWSVAFPSWRREAESGLTSLRPYVELPDSVNIWSKVTQTRSKRYAINPLGHKWEHANITYNLYVRLSLRITKFPNTLNKDDTRKAISIAFTMWSDVSPLSFTEVTHPNQSADIIIGFYTFNHTDCWWSPLHPCFDGLNGELAHAFLPPRGEIHFDNHEFWILGKSRFSWKQGVWLNDLVQVAAHEIGHALGLWHSRNPQALMHPNATYTGQRSISQDDIWGIQRLYGCEDKRRVCDPWARLGFCERRRSFMKKHCPRRCDLCLEPLEDDTTPTSPPPNIKTKLVPRGKVVGFRCGAKNPRGPPKVSWYKDGELLSTSIPGYIIIKDRDLRIVANEFNEGTYTCRVRRRGNVVSANSWAIRLKPEHSSNS from the exons ATGGAGTGCCGAGCTTTGAAGTTGCGCAAATGGTCTGGCGATAGCCGGCAGCATACAGGGGTGTGCAGCCTGTGGACATCAGTGATGCTGTTACTGGCGATACTGGATTGGTCTGTGGCTTTTCCGTCCTGGAGAAGGGAAGCG GAGTCAGGACTGACCTCTCTCAGACCCTACGTTGAGCTTCCTGACTCCGTGAACATTTGGTCCAAAGTGACACAGACCCGATCCAAGCGCTATGCCATCAACCCCTTGGGCCACAAGTGGGAACACGCTAACATCACCTACAA TCTGTACGTCCGTTTGTCTCTTAGAATCACCAAGTTCCCCAACACTCTGAACAAAGATGACACTCGTAAAGCCATCAGCATTGCCTTCACCATGTGGAGTGATGTCTCGCCCCTCTCCTTCACTGAAGTCACCCATCCTAACCAAAGTGCTGACATCATCATTG GCTTCTACACCTTCAACCACACAGACTGCTGGTGGTCCCCACTGCACCCCTGCTTTGACGGATTAAACGGAGAGCTGGCTCACgctttcctccccccccgcgGGGAGATCCACTTTGACAACCACGAGTTCTGGATACTGGGGAAATCACGCttcagctggaaacagg GTGTGTGGCTGAATGACCTGGTTCAGGTCGCTGCCCATGAGATTGGCCACGCCTTGGGTCTGTGGCACTCCCGAAATCCCCAGGCATTGATGCACCCCAACGCCACATACACGGGACAGCGCAGCATTTCTCAGGATGACATCTGGGGTATCCAGCGCCTCTATG GCTGCGAGGACAAGAGGCGGGTGTGTGATCCGTGGGCTCGGCTGGGCTTttgtgagaggaggaggagcttcaTGAAGAAACACTGCCCTCGTCGCTGTGACCTCTGCCTTG AGCCTCTGGAGGATGATACCACGCCGACATCGCCCCCGCCAAACATCAAGACGAAGCTGGTCCCCCGGGGGAAGGTAGTGGGCTTCCGCTGCGGGGCGAAAAATCCCAGAGGGCCCCCAAAAGTCAG CTGGTACAAGGATGGAGAGCTCCTCTCCACATCCATCCCAGGCTACATCATCATCAAGGACCGGGACCTGCGCATCGTGGCCAACGAGTTCAACGAAGGCACCTACACCTGCAGGGTCCGTCGCCGTGGCAACGTGGTCTCCGCCAACTCCTGGGCCATCCGCTTGAAACCAGAGCACTCCTCCAACAGCTAA